One genomic segment of Paraburkholderia hospita includes these proteins:
- a CDS encoding ABC transporter permease, protein MNKLSFGRLTLGAGVVLILVFLMLPVVIVVPLSFSDTRFMTFPPPAYSLRWYHSFFDNPAWIDAARVTLTASVCAALIATPLGIAAAYGIQHGSHWSMRYLRTLLMLPLMVPIIIVAVGVFFVFTQAGYVNTLTGLIVADTMLGLPYVLISVGADLRTFDRTQEMVARSLGMNRFRSFMTVTLPQIKASVISGAVFVFIQALDETVVALFISGGSNQTLTRRMFVTLRDEIDPTIAAISTMLTALTLCLVMIVVVSRRSSAVARA, encoded by the coding sequence ATGAACAAGCTCTCATTCGGAAGGCTGACGCTCGGTGCGGGCGTCGTGCTGATCCTCGTGTTTCTGATGCTGCCCGTGGTGATCGTCGTGCCGCTGTCGTTCTCCGATACGCGCTTCATGACGTTTCCGCCGCCGGCGTATTCGCTGCGCTGGTATCACTCTTTCTTCGACAACCCCGCATGGATCGACGCGGCGCGCGTGACGCTGACGGCTTCCGTGTGCGCCGCGCTGATCGCGACGCCGCTCGGCATTGCGGCTGCGTATGGTATCCAGCACGGCTCGCACTGGTCGATGCGCTATCTGCGCACGCTGCTGATGCTGCCTTTGATGGTCCCCATCATCATCGTCGCGGTGGGGGTGTTCTTCGTGTTCACGCAGGCTGGGTATGTGAATACGCTCACCGGGCTGATCGTCGCCGATACGATGCTCGGCCTGCCGTATGTGCTGATCTCCGTCGGCGCGGATTTGCGGACCTTCGACCGCACGCAGGAAATGGTCGCGCGCAGCCTCGGCATGAACCGCTTTCGCAGCTTCATGACGGTGACGCTGCCGCAGATCAAGGCGAGTGTCATCTCCGGCGCGGTCTTCGTGTTCATTCAGGCGCTGGATGAAACGGTCGTCGCGCTGTTCATTTCGGGCGGTTCGAACCAGACGCTGACGCGGCGCATGTTCGTCACGTTGCGCGACGAGATCGATCCGACCATCGCCGCGATCAGCACGATGCTGACGGCGCTGACGCTGTGCCTCGTGATGATCGTTGTCGTGAGCCGCCGTTCGTCGGCGGTCGCGCGCGCCTGA